One genomic window of Mucilaginibacter sp. SJ includes the following:
- a CDS encoding hybrid sensor histidine kinase/response regulator transcription factor: MRYKLSLSVLILLLTFRVAFAQNGKYQFSQLNRSNGLSHNQVNCIYKDSEGFMWFGTASGLNRYDGYSFKIFKHDANNKKSLNDDFVSGIFEGPGKKLWVSTRGGYCFYDPETEQFDSDMSVMTRSLKVPGYPNVSKIIHGGKGEFWLLCPDSGLYRHSEINKTTRRYYHHRSGASLYSNFISDITLDATGNLWLVYRNGIVEMFDIKQNKITYHTEVFNKAVNNKDAYYAITVDKDNDLWFYTPGFYANAYYYSPSSRAFRPIANEPSGLKLKSNIISNIIQADDGLIWIATDHGGINLLDKKTFTFTYLLNREDDAKSLSQNSVINLYKDDSGIMWAGTFKEGVSYYHKNIIRFPLYRHFASDPKSLGFEDANKFVEDKNGNIWIGTNGGGLIYFNRETGSFKQYKYEPGNANSLSNDIIVSLCIDHDQKLWIGTYFGGLDCFDGKTFTHYKHDDKIAGSLADNRVMSIFEDSSHKLWIGTFAAGLQIFDREKKKFSPPFKQTDIRCLYVSALFEDRKGNIWVGGYFGIDVILKNTGRFIHYSINKDDPNSLISNTINCINQDRHGLIWIATRYGLSILNPETNKFTSLTKRNGLPDNAILQILEDSKGRMWLSTANGLSRVTFIAQKAPYAFRFENFDETDGLQGREFNDQAGLKTRKGELIFGGGHGVNIFDPLAIHANINKPKLTFTDFFLYNKSIKANEDVNGHVVLSKAISATRELTLTHSENVFTIEFAALNFFNPNKVKHQYMLEGFDKDWIDADNATRKATYTNLDGGDYTFKVRAVSQEGRWDPDYITLKIKVLPPFWKSTIAYFIYTLLLFGILFFMRRRGIQKIRRQFEIEKEKREAKLLIENERQEARRMHELDMMKIKFFTNVSHEFRTPLSLIMAPVDKILKQTEAEEQRNQLQLINRNAKRLLNMVNQLLDFRKMEVQELRLHARSGDIINFIKEMVYSFSDVAEKKHIRLVFDSEIQNLIINFDHDKIERIIFNLLSNAFKFTPDGGHISVLLAMGEKAPEERQLEIKVIDTGIGIPLDKQDRIFERFFQNEVPGSMVNQGSGIGLSITKEFVKLHNGEISVQSEPGQGSYFTILLPVDLVTEEEVSINEPDFPRTAVSENPDWVQAGGGNSIKKLSVLLVEDNEDFRFYLKDNLNDTFNIIEAVNGKEGWQKTLALHPNLVVSDISMPEMNGIDLCRKIRNDKRTSHIPVVLLTAVTDEEQQLEGLETGANDYLTKPFNFEILTSKLKNILAMQQDMRKAYQKQLDVTPTEVETESLDEAFIKKAVQIIEKNIDNAEFSVEELSSELYVSRVTLYKRSLALTGKSPVDLIRTIRLKRAAQLLENSQLTISQISYKVGFKSQKYFVRCFKAEFNCLPSAYVSNKNK; encoded by the coding sequence ATGAGATATAAATTATCACTAAGCGTGCTTATATTGTTGTTGACGTTTCGTGTTGCTTTTGCGCAAAATGGCAAATATCAGTTTTCGCAGTTAAACCGAAGTAATGGCTTATCGCACAACCAGGTAAACTGCATTTATAAAGACTCCGAAGGTTTTATGTGGTTCGGAACTGCATCAGGGCTTAACCGTTATGATGGCTACAGTTTTAAAATATTCAAGCATGACGCTAATAACAAAAAGTCGCTTAATGATGATTTTGTAAGCGGTATTTTTGAAGGACCTGGCAAAAAATTATGGGTGTCAACCCGCGGAGGATACTGTTTTTATGATCCGGAAACGGAACAGTTTGACAGTGATATGTCGGTAATGACACGCTCGTTAAAGGTTCCCGGATATCCTAACGTATCTAAAATAATTCACGGTGGTAAGGGCGAGTTTTGGCTTTTGTGCCCCGATTCCGGTCTGTACAGGCATAGTGAAATAAACAAAACAACCCGTCGGTATTATCATCACCGTTCAGGCGCGTCATTGTATTCAAATTTTATCTCAGATATAACACTGGATGCAACCGGCAACCTTTGGTTGGTATACCGTAACGGCATCGTTGAGATGTTCGATATCAAACAAAACAAAATTACTTATCATACCGAGGTATTTAATAAAGCCGTTAATAACAAAGATGCTTATTACGCTATTACTGTGGATAAGGACAATGATTTATGGTTTTACACACCTGGTTTTTACGCCAACGCGTATTATTACAGTCCCTCAAGCAGGGCGTTCAGGCCTATCGCTAACGAACCTTCGGGGCTCAAATTAAAATCTAATATCATCAGCAACATTATCCAGGCCGATGACGGCCTGATATGGATAGCAACCGATCACGGCGGTATAAATTTGTTAGATAAAAAAACTTTCACATTTACCTATTTATTGAACAGGGAAGATGATGCCAAATCATTAAGTCAAAACAGCGTTATCAACCTTTATAAAGACGATTCGGGTATTATGTGGGCAGGCACCTTTAAAGAAGGTGTAAGCTACTATCACAAAAATATTATCCGGTTCCCATTGTACAGGCACTTCGCTTCAGATCCTAAAAGTTTGGGTTTCGAAGATGCTAACAAGTTTGTTGAAGATAAAAATGGGAACATTTGGATTGGTACAAACGGGGGAGGCTTAATTTATTTTAACCGTGAAACCGGCAGTTTTAAGCAATATAAGTACGAACCAGGAAATGCAAACAGTCTCAGCAATGATATTATTGTCAGTTTATGTATCGATCATGATCAAAAATTGTGGATAGGGACATATTTTGGCGGCCTGGACTGCTTTGACGGAAAAACGTTTACCCACTATAAACATGACGATAAGATAGCCGGGAGCCTTGCCGATAACCGGGTGATGAGTATTTTCGAAGATTCATCGCATAAGTTATGGATAGGGACATTTGCAGCCGGGCTCCAGATATTTGACAGGGAAAAAAAGAAATTTTCCCCTCCCTTTAAGCAAACAGATATCAGGTGTCTTTACGTTTCTGCTCTGTTTGAAGACCGCAAAGGCAATATTTGGGTTGGAGGATACTTTGGTATCGATGTGATTTTAAAAAATACAGGCAGGTTTATCCATTACAGCATAAATAAAGATGATCCTAACAGTTTAATCAGTAATACCATCAACTGCATTAACCAGGACAGGCACGGCTTGATCTGGATAGCTACACGCTACGGGTTAAGCATTCTTAACCCCGAAACCAACAAGTTCACATCGTTAACGAAGCGAAACGGGTTACCAGATAATGCCATATTACAAATACTGGAAGATAGCAAAGGAAGAATGTGGTTGAGTACTGCTAATGGTTTAAGCAGGGTAACGTTTATTGCCCAAAAGGCTCCTTACGCGTTCAGGTTTGAGAACTTTGATGAAACGGATGGTTTGCAAGGCCGGGAATTTAATGACCAGGCAGGGCTCAAAACCCGCAAGGGCGAACTTATATTTGGCGGCGGGCATGGTGTCAATATTTTCGACCCGTTAGCCATACATGCCAATATCAACAAGCCTAAACTAACTTTTACTGATTTCTTTCTGTATAATAAAAGTATCAAAGCCAATGAAGACGTTAACGGACATGTTGTATTGTCAAAAGCTATTTCGGCCACCCGCGAGCTGACGCTGACACACAGTGAAAATGTATTTACCATTGAGTTTGCCGCACTTAATTTTTTTAATCCCAACAAAGTAAAGCATCAGTATATGTTGGAAGGCTTTGATAAGGATTGGATTGATGCCGATAATGCTACGCGAAAAGCTACCTACACCAACCTTGATGGCGGCGATTATACTTTTAAAGTACGGGCGGTTAGCCAGGAGGGTAGGTGGGACCCTGATTATATCACATTAAAAATTAAGGTATTGCCCCCGTTCTGGAAATCGACAATAGCTTATTTTATTTATACATTACTTTTATTTGGGATCCTATTTTTCATGCGCCGGCGAGGAATTCAAAAAATACGAAGGCAGTTTGAAATCGAAAAGGAGAAACGCGAGGCAAAATTGCTGATTGAAAATGAGCGGCAGGAGGCCAGGCGTATGCATGAACTTGATATGATGAAAATTAAGTTCTTCACCAATGTAAGCCATGAATTCAGGACTCCTTTATCATTGATCATGGCACCCGTTGATAAGATTTTAAAGCAAACCGAGGCCGAAGAGCAGAGAAACCAGTTGCAATTAATTAACCGCAATGCCAAACGTTTACTAAATATGGTAAACCAATTGCTTGATTTCAGGAAAATGGAGGTACAGGAACTTAGGCTGCATGCACGGAGTGGAGATATTATCAATTTTATTAAGGAAATGGTTTATTCGTTCTCGGATGTTGCTGAGAAAAAACATATCAGGCTGGTATTCGATTCGGAAATTCAAAACCTGATTATCAACTTTGACCATGATAAAATCGAACGTATCATTTTCAACCTGCTTTCCAATGCTTTTAAGTTTACACCTGATGGCGGGCATATAAGTGTTTTACTGGCGATGGGTGAAAAAGCGCCTGAAGAGCGACAACTTGAGATAAAGGTTATTGATACGGGTATTGGAATTCCGTTAGATAAGCAGGATAGAATTTTTGAACGTTTTTTTCAAAACGAGGTGCCAGGATCTATGGTTAACCAGGGTAGCGGTATAGGGCTGTCAATAACCAAAGAATTTGTAAAGCTGCACAACGGTGAAATATCAGTGCAAAGTGAACCCGGACAAGGCAGTTATTTTACTATACTTTTACCTGTTGATTTAGTGACAGAGGAAGAAGTATCGATAAATGAACCTGATTTCCCCCGCACAGCGGTATCCGAAAACCCCGATTGGGTACAGGCCGGAGGCGGCAATTCGATTAAGAAGCTTTCTGTTTTACTGGTTGAAGATAATGAGGATTTCCGTTTTTACTTGAAAGACAATTTAAATGATACTTTCAACATTATCGAGGCTGTTAATGGAAAGGAAGGGTGGCAAAAAACCCTGGCCCTTCATCCTAACCTGGTTGTTAGCGATATCAGCATGCCCGAGATGAATGGCATTGATTTGTGCCGAAAAATACGCAACGATAAACGTACATCACATATACCAGTGGTTCTCCTTACGGCCGTTACAGATGAAGAACAGCAATTGGAAGGGCTTGAAACTGGCGCCAATGATTACCTGACCAAGCCTTTCAATTTCGAGATCCTCACTTCTAAATTAAAGAACATATTGGCCATGCAGCAAGATATGCGTAAAGCTTATCAAAAGCAGCTTGACGTTACCCCAACTGAAGTAGAAACCGAATCACTTGATGAAGCGTTTATAAAAAAAGCGGTACAAATAATCGAAAAAAACATTGACAACGCCGAATTCTCGGTAGAGGAATTGAGCAGCGAATTATATGTGAGCCGCGTAACCCTGTACAAAAGATCGCTGGCTTTAACAGGAAAATCTCCCGTAGATCTGATCCGCACCATCCGCCTCAAACGTGCCGCACAGTTGCTTGAGAATTCACAGTTAACTATATCACAGATTTCCTACAAAGTAGGCTTTAAAAGCCAAAAGTATTTCGTACGATGCTTCAAGGCCGAATTTAATTGTCTCCCTTCTGCCTACGTCAGCAACAAGAACAAATAA
- a CDS encoding glycoside hydrolase family 5 protein, translating into MMLKRILWCTAAIFSIASPLKAAYCNSPQMAMKDTAVIRTIYPSYNISPKAPDKTGMDNTAAQQAANIKLGWNIGNTMEAPGGETGWGNPLITEDYIKLVKRSGFNAIRIPCAWDQYSDKKTAKIQDAWLNRVKQVVQYCVKNDMYVLLNIHWDGGWLENNINPAKQDSVNAKQKAFWEQIATAMRDFDEHVMFASANEPAADDAAATAILATYHQTFINAVRSTGGKNAYRVLVLQGPSTNMEKTSHFMVSLPADQVAGRLMVEVHYYSPFNFCLMEKDEPWGRMFYYWGNGHHSLSDSARNPTYGEEAEVKSTFQLMKTKFVDKGIPVVMGEYGAYRRTGPKDLAVHNDAVDYWIKFTTQQAIANGLKPFFWDIGIALDRRNNKVLDQRTINALIAGAN; encoded by the coding sequence ATGATGTTAAAACGTATACTTTGGTGTACTGCTGCTATTTTTTCGATTGCTTCTCCGCTCAAGGCCGCTTATTGCAATAGTCCTCAAATGGCAATGAAGGATACAGCCGTTATCAGAACAATTTATCCGTCATACAATATTTCGCCCAAGGCTCCTGATAAAACAGGAATGGATAACACTGCCGCGCAACAGGCAGCAAACATCAAATTGGGCTGGAATATCGGTAACACAATGGAAGCACCCGGCGGCGAAACCGGCTGGGGCAACCCTTTAATTACAGAAGATTATATTAAACTGGTTAAGCGAAGCGGATTTAATGCCATTCGTATCCCTTGCGCCTGGGATCAATATTCAGATAAAAAAACTGCCAAAATACAGGATGCTTGGTTAAACCGCGTAAAACAGGTAGTACAATATTGTGTAAAAAACGATATGTATGTGTTGCTCAATATTCACTGGGATGGCGGTTGGCTTGAAAATAATATTAATCCGGCAAAACAGGATTCTGTTAACGCTAAACAAAAAGCGTTTTGGGAACAAATTGCAACGGCAATGCGCGATTTTGACGAACATGTGATGTTTGCCAGCGCTAATGAGCCGGCTGCAGATGATGCCGCGGCAACAGCAATACTTGCTACTTATCATCAAACTTTTATTAACGCGGTTAGGTCAACCGGTGGTAAAAACGCCTACCGTGTATTGGTACTGCAGGGCCCATCTACTAACATGGAAAAAACAAGTCATTTTATGGTATCCCTGCCAGCCGATCAGGTAGCAGGCCGGTTAATGGTTGAGGTACATTATTATTCACCCTTTAATTTTTGCCTTATGGAAAAAGATGAACCATGGGGCCGCATGTTTTATTATTGGGGCAACGGGCACCATTCATTATCGGATTCTGCGAGAAACCCTACTTATGGAGAAGAGGCTGAGGTTAAGAGCACATTCCAACTCATGAAAACAAAATTCGTTGATAAAGGAATCCCTGTTGTGATGGGAGAATATGGTGCTTACAGACGAACTGGCCCTAAAGATTTGGCGGTACACAATGATGCTGTAGATTATTGGATTAAGTTTACAACCCAACAAGCTATAGCCAACGGCCTTAAGCCATTTTTTTGGGATATAGGTATTGCCCTGGACAGACGAAATAATAAAGTACTTGATCAACGCACAATTAATGCCCTTATAGCAGGGGCCAATTAA
- the galA gene encoding beta-galactosidase GalA, with protein MKPTYFLYFLILVFATGKTIAQSPEIASKREHLSIDNDWRFALGHAYDVSKDFYNGTGGFSYLAKTGYGDGAASAEFDDRGWRKIDLPHDWAVEQPFSPKGSFSHGSKAIGRNFPEASVGWYRKSFVVPASDLGKYISIAFDGVFRNSIVWVNGHYLGTEPSGYNSFEYNISEYLNYGGNNVIAVRADVTMEEGWFYEGAGIYRHVWLNKTNQVHIVPDGTFVTTAVKSNVADVTATATINNDDKKTRSFNITQTIIDDNGKALATKTITGITLKPFASGDIKNILTVSNPKLWSLETPNLHKLITTVEENGTVIDNYVTTFGIRTIRFDANEGFFLNGKHVKIQGTNNHQDHAGVGAAIPDALQEFRIRTLKGMGCNAYRCSHNPPTPELLDACDRLGMLVIDENRLMGVASTQLNDLKRMILRDRNHPSIISWSIGNEEWGIEGNITGARIAATMQAFAKSVDSTRYITAAISGGIGSGISTVIDVLGYNYVATKNTDEQHKKYPNQFSWGTEEGSTVASRGIYEDDMDKHQLAAYDRKQNDFFYSLEQGWKHYASRPYLAGMFIWTGFDYRGEPTPFGWPSVGSYFGMVDACGFPKDDYYYLKSWWTNQTVVHLLPHWNWQGKEGREIQVCAYSNCDEVELFLNKKSLGKKTMELNGHLEWQVKYEPGTLEAVGYKKGIKVGNDIVKTTLTPYQVKLTADRKAIEAGKKDITIITVQADDKNNLRVPTAQNELSFSITGPGKIIGVGNGDATSLEADQYLERIDLVNIGAFKEKFVDDLNAKAEVAADYDDSSWQNAFKDTRDDEFGRKVKAVVYRAGFTMPADVATATATLFSKNIGKVQNIYINGKEIGHEIKAGDGNTEFKLDASLLHSGNNTIAIVATPLLKANIWASVNTDPGLIQLVYPAAQYKRKLFSGYGQVIVQSTGQPGTIVLKATSPGLKQSAIEIKTVDK; from the coding sequence ATGAAACCAACCTACTTTTTATATTTTTTGATTTTAGTGTTCGCTACAGGGAAAACTATAGCCCAATCCCCTGAAATAGCTTCAAAACGCGAACATTTATCTATTGATAATGACTGGCGCTTTGCTTTGGGCCATGCATACGATGTTTCTAAAGATTTTTATAACGGAACCGGCGGGTTCTCCTATTTGGCCAAAACTGGTTATGGAGATGGCGCTGCATCGGCAGAATTTGATGACAGGGGCTGGCGTAAGATCGACCTTCCGCATGATTGGGCAGTTGAGCAGCCATTTAGCCCTAAGGGTAGTTTCAGTCACGGATCGAAAGCCATTGGCCGTAACTTCCCCGAAGCAAGCGTTGGCTGGTACCGTAAAAGTTTCGTTGTGCCGGCTTCTGATCTCGGTAAATATATATCCATCGCATTTGATGGCGTTTTCCGAAATAGCATAGTTTGGGTGAACGGACATTACTTAGGCACCGAACCCAGCGGCTATAATAGCTTTGAATACAATATTTCAGAATATTTAAACTATGGTGGCAACAACGTTATAGCCGTACGTGCGGATGTAACTATGGAAGAAGGTTGGTTTTATGAAGGCGCGGGCATCTATCGCCATGTGTGGCTTAACAAAACAAATCAGGTTCACATCGTGCCCGATGGAACGTTTGTTACCACAGCGGTAAAAAGCAATGTGGCCGATGTTACGGCAACGGCTACCATCAACAATGACGACAAAAAAACAAGAAGCTTTAATATAACCCAAACAATTATTGATGACAATGGCAAAGCCCTCGCGACAAAAACAATCACCGGGATTACGTTGAAGCCTTTTGCATCGGGGGATATTAAAAATATATTGACTGTTAGCAATCCAAAACTCTGGTCATTAGAAACGCCCAATTTACATAAGCTGATTACTACAGTTGAAGAGAACGGAACTGTTATTGACAATTACGTAACCACTTTCGGAATCCGCACCATCAGGTTTGACGCTAACGAAGGCTTTTTTCTAAACGGCAAACACGTAAAAATACAGGGCACGAATAATCACCAGGACCACGCCGGGGTAGGGGCTGCTATACCCGATGCTTTACAGGAATTCAGGATCAGGACTTTAAAAGGCATGGGCTGTAATGCCTATCGTTGTTCGCATAACCCGCCAACACCCGAATTACTTGACGCCTGCGACAGGTTAGGTATGCTCGTTATCGACGAAAACCGCTTAATGGGTGTGGCATCCACCCAGTTAAATGATCTGAAAAGGATGATCCTGCGTGACCGTAACCATCCCAGCATCATCAGTTGGTCGATAGGGAATGAAGAATGGGGCATTGAAGGTAACATTACCGGGGCGCGGATAGCAGCCACTATGCAGGCCTTTGCCAAATCGGTTGATTCAACGCGTTATATTACGGCGGCTATAAGCGGCGGTATCGGCTCGGGGATATCAACAGTGATAGATGTGTTAGGCTATAATTATGTTGCTACCAAAAATACCGATGAGCAGCATAAAAAATACCCGAATCAATTTAGCTGGGGGACCGAAGAGGGCTCGACAGTTGCTTCAAGGGGGATTTATGAGGATGATATGGACAAGCACCAGCTTGCGGCATATGACAGAAAACAAAACGACTTTTTTTATAGCCTGGAACAAGGCTGGAAACATTATGCCTCACGCCCATATCTGGCCGGCATGTTCATTTGGACTGGTTTTGATTACCGGGGAGAACCAACACCGTTTGGATGGCCATCAGTGGGATCATATTTTGGGATGGTTGATGCCTGCGGTTTTCCTAAGGACGATTACTATTATTTAAAATCATGGTGGACTAACCAAACTGTGGTACACCTGCTGCCGCACTGGAACTGGCAGGGTAAAGAAGGCCGGGAAATACAGGTGTGCGCCTACAGCAATTGCGATGAGGTAGAACTTTTTTTGAACAAAAAAAGTCTTGGCAAAAAAACTATGGAGCTGAACGGGCACCTGGAATGGCAGGTAAAATATGAGCCCGGCACGCTGGAAGCTGTAGGGTACAAAAAAGGCATTAAGGTGGGCAATGATATTGTTAAAACTACGCTTACGCCATATCAGGTTAAATTAACGGCCGACCGCAAAGCGATTGAGGCAGGTAAAAAAGATATTACCATAATTACCGTGCAGGCCGATGACAAAAACAACTTGCGTGTGCCAACGGCCCAAAATGAGCTGAGCTTTTCAATTACGGGTCCGGGTAAAATTATAGGAGTGGGTAATGGAGATGCAACATCGCTTGAGGCGGATCAATATTTAGAACGGATCGATCTTGTTAACATAGGCGCTTTCAAAGAGAAATTTGTCGACGATTTAAATGCAAAGGCCGAGGTTGCAGCGGATTATGACGATAGTAGCTGGCAAAATGCTTTTAAAGATACCAGGGACGATGAATTTGGCCGAAAAGTAAAAGCCGTAGTTTACAGGGCTGGTTTCACTATGCCTGCTGATGTGGCAACCGCAACGGCTACTTTATTTAGTAAAAATATCGGCAAAGTTCAAAACATCTACATCAATGGTAAGGAAATAGGGCACGAAATCAAGGCAGGCGATGGGAACACCGAATTTAAACTGGATGCCTCATTACTGCACTCCGGTAACAATACTATCGCTATTGTAGCTACCCCCTTGCTTAAAGCCAACATCTGGGCGAGCGTTAACACCGATCCCGGCCTGATCCAGTTGGTTTACCCCGCAGCGCAATATAAACGAAAACTCTTTAGCGGCTACGGTCAGGTTATTGTCCAGTCAACCGGGCAGCCGGGAACTATAGTTTTAAAAGCAACCTCGCCGGGATTAAAGCAGTCGGCTATCGAAATTAAAACCGTTGATAAATAA
- a CDS encoding glycoside hydrolase family 3 C-terminal domain-containing protein, translating into MKYIITCFIALFLFGSVSAQNKNDAAFKLKINSIIKKMTLEEKIQMLHGNALFSSAGVPRLGIPELTCDDGPLGVREEIKRFDWASANWTTDSATFLPNGSAIAATWNPIMANKYGVVIGEEANARKKNVMLAPAFNICRMPLCGRTYEYYSEDPYLNSQLAIQSVKGIQSQHVAACIKHFAANNQELNRDSVNTIVDERALQEIYFPAFKAAVQQGNAYTVMSAYNKLNGYWCSENSYLLNKVLKGDWGFKGVVMSDWAGTHHTVAAANNGLDIEMGSSGPYDQWYLAKPLLTAVKAGQVSVKTIDDKVSRILWLMYHTSMSANHPKGSISTPEHAKAAYDIASESIVLLKNDKQLLPLKASEIKRIAVIGDNAVRTFALGGYGAGVKAKYEVTALEGIKSRFGKTADIRFAQGYRAKYQASKTAEQNGDYNKPDQDLINEAVALAKSSDVVILCIGSNREYESEAHDRKSLELPFGEQALVNAVSAVNPNTVIVVMAGAPFDLNEIKKSNHTIVWSWFNGSEAGNALADVLKGTINPSGKLPFTFPASLNDSPAFNLNTYPGNNLTAEYKEGILVGYRWYDTKNIQPLFPFGYGLSYTDFSISKLSTDKSSYKKGETIHAKFTIKNIGERSGAEVVQLYVNDPVCSVKRPEKELKAFKKIFLKTGETKTVEMQVKVADLAFYDEAKKGWNTEAGEYVLELGNSSRNIILKTKITVK; encoded by the coding sequence ATGAAATATATAATTACCTGTTTCATCGCGCTTTTTTTGTTTGGTAGTGTATCCGCACAAAACAAAAACGATGCAGCCTTTAAATTAAAGATCAATAGTATCATCAAAAAGATGACACTTGAAGAGAAAATACAAATGTTGCATGGCAACGCTTTGTTTTCTTCGGCAGGTGTGCCGCGTTTAGGTATCCCTGAATTGACCTGTGACGACGGGCCATTAGGCGTGCGCGAGGAAATAAAACGCTTTGACTGGGCTTCGGCCAATTGGACAACCGATTCTGCCACGTTTTTACCCAATGGATCGGCAATAGCTGCAACCTGGAACCCCATAATGGCCAATAAATACGGTGTGGTGATAGGAGAAGAAGCGAATGCCCGTAAAAAAAATGTGATGCTTGCGCCGGCATTTAATATCTGCAGGATGCCCCTTTGCGGCCGTACTTATGAATATTACTCAGAAGACCCCTATTTAAATAGCCAATTGGCCATTCAATCGGTAAAAGGGATTCAAAGTCAGCATGTGGCGGCCTGTATTAAACATTTTGCCGCCAATAACCAGGAGCTTAACCGCGATAGTGTAAATACAATAGTTGATGAAAGGGCTTTGCAGGAAATCTATTTCCCAGCCTTTAAAGCTGCCGTTCAGCAGGGCAATGCTTATACTGTTATGTCGGCTTACAATAAACTAAATGGTTATTGGTGCTCTGAAAATAGTTATTTATTAAACAAAGTTTTAAAAGGAGACTGGGGCTTTAAAGGTGTGGTAATGTCTGATTGGGCCGGCACGCACCATACCGTCGCGGCGGCAAATAACGGCCTTGATATTGAAATGGGTTCAAGCGGACCTTATGACCAATGGTATTTGGCCAAACCATTGCTTACCGCTGTTAAAGCCGGCCAGGTTTCAGTAAAAACAATTGACGATAAAGTGAGCAGGATTTTATGGCTCATGTATCATACATCCATGAGTGCCAACCATCCAAAAGGATCAATCTCAACCCCTGAGCATGCTAAGGCAGCGTATGATATTGCCTCAGAATCCATAGTTCTGTTGAAAAACGATAAACAATTATTGCCTTTAAAAGCAAGTGAGATCAAACGCATCGCAGTTATAGGGGATAATGCCGTACGTACTTTCGCTTTGGGGGGATATGGTGCGGGTGTAAAAGCAAAATATGAGGTTACCGCATTAGAAGGGATAAAGTCAAGGTTCGGTAAAACTGCTGATATCAGGTTTGCACAGGGTTACAGGGCAAAGTACCAGGCGAGTAAAACTGCCGAACAAAATGGTGACTATAATAAACCCGATCAGGACCTGATTAATGAAGCCGTAGCACTTGCTAAAAGCAGTGATGTTGTCATTTTGTGTATTGGTTCAAACCGTGAATACGAAAGTGAAGCCCATGATCGTAAAAGCCTGGAATTGCCTTTTGGTGAACAGGCTTTGGTTAACGCCGTAAGTGCCGTTAATCCAAATACTGTTATTGTAGTAATGGCTGGCGCACCATTTGACCTGAACGAAATCAAAAAATCAAATCACACTATTGTTTGGTCATGGTTTAACGGCTCAGAAGCCGGCAACGCGCTCGCCGATGTGTTAAAAGGGACTATAAACCCGTCGGGTAAGCTGCCATTTACCTTCCCGGCTTCGTTAAATGATTCGCCGGCGTTTAATTTAAATACCTATCCGGGCAATAATCTCACAGCCGAATATAAAGAAGGAATTTTAGTAGGATACCGCTGGTATGACACCAAAAATATTCAACCTCTGTTCCCGTTTGGTTATGGTCTTTCCTATACTGATTTTTCAATCAGCAAGCTTTCCACAGATAAATCAAGCTATAAAAAGGGTGAAACAATCCATGCGAAGTTTACGATCAAAAATATAGGTGAAAGAAGTGGTGCCGAAGTTGTGCAATTGTATGTGAACGATCCGGTTTGTTCTGTAAAACGCCCCGAAAAAGAGCTTAAAGCTTTTAAGAAGATATTTTTAAAAACGGGCGAAACAAAAACGGTAGAAATGCAGGTGAAAGTTGCAGATCTGGCATTTTATGATGAAGCAAAAAAAGGCTGGAACACAGAAGCCGGCGAATACGTTCTTGAGTTAGGTAATTCATCCCGTAATATCATTCTTAAAACCAAGATTACAGTTAAATAA